One Mustela nigripes isolate SB6536 chromosome 5, MUSNIG.SB6536, whole genome shotgun sequence DNA segment encodes these proteins:
- the PGK2 gene encoding phosphoglycerate kinase 2, with protein MSLSKKLTLDKLDVKGKRVIMRVDFNVPMKKNQITNNQRIKASIPSIKYCLDNGARSVVLMSHLGRPDGVPMPDKYSLEPVAAELKSLLGKEVLFLKDCVGPEVEKACANPAAGSVILLENLRFHVEEEGKGQDPSGNKLKAEPDKIKAFRASLSKLGDVYVNDAFGTAHRAHSSMVGVDLPQKASGFLMKKELEYFAKALENPERPFLAILGGAKVADKIQLIQNMLDKVNEMIIGGGMAFTFLKVLNNMEIGASLFDEEGAKIVKDIMAKASEKGVNITFPVDFVTADKFEENAKVGHATVASGIPAGWMALDCGPETNKKNVQVVTQAKLIVWNGPVGVFEWDAFAKGTKALMDEIVKATSRGCITIIGGGDTATCCAKWNTEDKVSHVSTGGGASLELLEGKVLPGVEALSNL; from the coding sequence ATGTCTCTTTCTAAGAAGTTAACTTTGGACAAGCTAGATGTTAAAGGCAAGCGAGTCATCATGAGAGTAGATTTTAATGTCCCCATGAAGAAGAACCAGATTACAAATAACCAGAGAATCAAAGCTTCCATCCCAAGCATCAAGTACTGTCTAGATAATGGAGCCAGGTCAGTAGTTCTTATGAGTCATCTAGGTCGACCTGATGGTGTTCCCATGCCCGATAAATACTCACTAGAGCCTGTTGCTGCTGAGCTCAAATCCTTACTGGGCAAGGAAGTTCTGTTTCTAAAGGACTGTGTGGGCCCAGAAGTGGAGAAAGCCTGTGCCAACCCAGCTGCTGGTTCAGTTATCCTACTGGAAAACCTGCGCTTTCatgtggaggaagaaggaaaaggccaAGATCCTTCTGGAAATAAACTTAAAGCTGAACcagataaaataaaagccttccGAGCATCACTCTCCAAACTAGGGGATGTCTATGTCAATGATGCTTTTGGCACTGCTCACCGGGCCCACAGTTCTATGGTCGGAGTGGATCTGCCCCAGAAGGCATCTGGATTCCTGATGAAAAAAGAGCTGGAGTATTTTGCCAAAGCCTTGGAAAACCCAGAGAGACCCTTTCTGGCTATACTTGGTGGAGCGAAAGTAGCAGACAAAATCCAACTTATCCAAAATATGCTGGATAAGGTCAATGAGATGATAATTGGTGGTGGAATGGCTTTTACCTTCCTTAAGGTACTAAACAACATGGAGATTGGTGCATCCCTCTTTGATGAAGAGGGGGCCAAGATTGTCAAAGATATCATGGCGAAAGCCAGTGAGAAAGGTGTGAACATTACCTTTCCTGTTGATTTTGTCACTGCTGACAAATTTGAGGAGAATGCTAAGGTTGGCCACGCCACTGTAGCATCAGGCATACCTGCTGGCTGGATGGCTTTGGATTGTGGTCCTGAGACCAATAAGAAGAATGTTCAAGTTGTGACCCAAGCCAAGTTAATTGTGTGGAATGGTCCTGTAGGCGTATTTGAATGGGATGCCTTTGctaagggaacaaaagctcttaTGGATGAAATTGTGAAAGCCACTTCTAGGGGCTGCATCACTATTATAGGAGGTGGTGACACTGCTACCTGCTGTGCCAAATGGAACACTGAAGATAAAGTCAGCCATGTGAGCACTGGAGGAGGTGCTAGTCTGGAACTCCTAGAAGGTAAAGTCCTTCCTGGAGTAGAAGCCCTCAGCAACCTATAA